AATGCAGTAAAGGTTTATGAGAGTGATAGGGCTATTTCTTTGTGCACCCTAGGTTCTTGTGGCATCCCATAATATTTGTGGAAttacatttttttccttttagttcATAATTAAATAATCCCTAAATCCTCACCTAGGTTTTTCACCCTATCTCTTCTTTTGATTTCTTTCACGGCGCACCCTGCACTCCCAACATCCAAAGACACCACTAGAATGTGATTTTTATAGTGCATTTGTGGTTATGGGGTagaaaatattagtttttaagATTTGTTTCACTTTTTTTCTCGATTGGTTTTGCTgtatttaatttgaaattctTTTTTAATAGTAAAATCGAACTTAGTttcaaaaaaaagaaaatagaaaagagaaaattaatgtaagattataaaatgatttctgtttttttaattatttctacttgacttttaactaatttatatatgattttctttttatgtaaaaatgagaatagttaatataaaaaaactttataactatttattaaatataaatagtgACAAAATTTAATTCAATGAATATTGATGTGGTTTCAAGTACTATGCATTTCAGTCTTTACACAATTTGACCTTACTGTTTTTAAATTGGTGTGATCAGCAATTTAATTTTGCAACTAGAATGTGAGTGTCTTTCcaattgaaaatttaatttaatttagttttgtgAAAGGATGTGATAATTAAGACATGATGGAATATGTATATGTCTGCAAGATCAGTGttatttatctttatcttgatgtaaaattaaatttgatacgttaaaaatattgataccaataattgatatatatatatatatatatatatatatatatatatatatatatcagtataattaatatttttatttatttttatttaaactgatattaaaaaatttaattataccagattttttttatatttaagttaaaacaaagttaattttaattgaatattaatttgatattagtgatttttattttgtttttttataataaatattataaaaataaattaaagttgtataaaagtataaattatattaagttTGAATGAATAAACTatttaactttattattttaatattaacatttttaaaatcatattttgtaAGCGCTTGAAAATGACATCAACTACATAAATTTCTTGAAAGAGGATGAATCTTCACAAAActcaaaactatttttttaaaatttcaccCTATATCAATTAAATGACCTGCAACAATGATATACTAAATTCTTGGTGACTTGTATAGATACAAAAACTTGAAAATTTGAAGATTTGATGTTTTCAATTACATTGCAAATTAGTGTTGACCTAActtgatttgattgtttgattttgtgtttggagttataatttttatgtttaatttttgtgtaaatATTTCTTTTGTCTAATTATTCATTGATAGATTgagtaaaaaaacaattttaaaattttcttgttAAATGTTAATTGGTAATTGATTAAGATGAGTTTTAGTGGAATAAAATCACTTAAAGACACCTCTTTTGGTGATTCTAAGGggttaaaaattaaattgatttattaaatGCTCTTCTCAATTGTGAagaatgttttaaaatattaaaatcaattttaatatattaaatctaccaattatattttatagtattttaaaattattttgattgaaTAAAGTCTTGTAGTATTTTTAGTGTTTGAGTAGAGGAACATATCAAACCATATATATTATAAGCTCGTGTTAGATGATTTTATTGAAATGGATCATGGATCAGACAAACTTCTTAAGAGGCAATCTTAGTGCTCATGGACTCATGAGAAGATATTGTCAGACGATTTTCATTGGATGTCACAAGACAACAATATCAAAACTCTCGCTTACAAGTTATCAGATGAACACTAAAGATTGCACTTATTAGACAATACAAGTATCTTCTACTAGTCTGACGAATCACTAGGTCACGTAAATATCAATACTTAATCTTTACATTCTTAAAATACTATATGACATCACTACTcttatgttttcaaatattatttaatatctctaaatcacaaaagaaaacatcaattttaaataagattaatgatttaataatttggaaaattttgtatttaaactCAAATACATTTTACTTAAAATGATTTTCTAAATAAAACGTTTGTCATATTGATCTAAATGCAATTGGAATTAAATTACTCTGTTAGATATGCAACTTTAATTAAACTACACTATTAGGAAAAATTTCACATAAACAATACTTATAGTGTAACCTCTTAAAAATAAACACAGAGCATGAATGTAGAAGAGGATTTTGAAAACATGTtttgtatatataaattttttagcACGGTGGTGCATATTTTAGAACATTTTTATGTTTTACAAGGAAAACCATGTATTTTGTATTATCTTCCATgtttaattaacttttaaacattttataaatatgagtatttttaatttaattttagttgaatcaatttttttaataataatttaattaaaaatatctaaatttatgacattaaaatttaatcaagtgtacttttttttaaaatattcactctttaatatataacattaataataaaatcaatctatataaaaaaaatataaaatattaggttatattaaaaatcaattattaatgtttatttatattttctcataaataatttataattttatatttcattatcattaataagaaaattaaaagttttaattatCGAATAAAAGGGAAAAAACATGTAGACTACTTAATTTATTTCAACCATAATGTCATTAAATATTTAACCATAATGtcattaaatatttaacaattTATAGTATTACTTTTAATGATatatacattaaattaaatatattaacaatttAGAGTTTTAAGTATCAATTTGGTTGGACtttaacttttattataaatttatataaactaaatataaaatttaaatataatttgattgagttcaattttaaattaatgtgaaattgaaatcaattttttaatttaaaaaataataattgttttaaataaaattatgttatattttttataattattatcaaatgtatactttattttttttatatatttataaataaattatataatcttacatttaaaaaaggtaaattaattattatgctTGATAACTATAAATAcatcataattataataaataaaatcttaaaataattaatagacatttattaatttttaattaattctaaaggtataatattatatttgaatataataaataatttagtttttaattttatttattttcaatttgaatCAAACAGATGAATTGAGAGAAAAAAAGTGTATTTGGTTTTATcctttaaataagttttttattatctttttagAATTGATTATTTTCAAAACTCGCActaacattattatttattacaaaagtattttattataataaatttaattattaatatatcacATTTCATTTAAAGTATAGAAAgttatagttattttaatttaaatgaaatattaattattataccATCAGTAATAGTACAGGCgttttattatcttttatttaaattaaataatattatttagtaaatactattattataattataaaaataaattttaatgtaattaaagttaaatgttattttatatttgacattaatttaattcaataaatatataataaagaagTTTACATAATATAAGtaaatgattatatatttttattatataaaattattgtatGACAATTTGTTAAAACTTAAAAGCTGAgaactaaatataaatattaaaaggaaaatgatataatataaggtaagtttaaaattaaatgatatgaaaagttattaaaataataatattagaagCTGTAATATAATTTTAGGAAAAATGTGAGTTGTGAACAAATATCTTTACCCACACTTAATCAAAAGTGGGACAAAATTTATGCATGAACCATTATGACAAGAGTGATGTGTAAGAAGGGCCCTCCCCTGGAAGAGTTGACACTTGGTTGGTCATACTGGAGGTGTATATTAGTATTTATGTGTCTAACTCTTCACACTAAACACTCTCTCTTTCACATAAGTTCTTTCCACCTCCAATGAGCCATGGCTTCCTTAGTTCAATCTTCTTGGCAGGTCCTATCTCACCCTTCACTCAGCTTCATCTCTAATTTCTTTTACAATGTCTCATTTTAAAGTTATCTTCAAAAGTTGGTTGCATGTCAATCTTGTTTGTCAACCAAATTTTGAACTAGTGTTTGATGATTGGGCATTTTGCATGTTCTTGTGATTGCAGTTTTTGATCACACATTTCAGCGAATTTCAATTGGCTTGTCTGGGAACTTTCTTTCTAcatgaaagtgttttctttTTGTCTGGACTTCCTTATATGATGCTGGAGAGGTCAAGGTGGCTCAGCAAGTATAAGATTCAGGTTTCACCTTATTCTTCTTCTGTCTTTGACAATTGAAATTGAGGACATGTTTCACAGGATGAAATTTTGTCcttctttgttgtttttcttgGTCGGAAAATCAATTTTGTATTCACTTGATGTGGTTTTGTTTGAGAGTTGTAACAGATTTTCCAATGTCTCTCcatcttctttttctctatGTTCTGCATGATGAGGATTTCAAAGGTTTTGGATCCTGACCATGATGTGACTTTGTTTGAgagaaaaatacaattttaacttCGGATCCTACCAGATGGACCTTATTTGATAAagatgaatttttattttctcttcacCAGGATCATATGTTGTTCAAGAACAGGAAAGGATCCAAATGCCCTCTGGCTGATCATCCATATTTATGTTTTCTTACTTGTCTTTATGCCCTGAACGAGAAATGGTTCAAAGAATCTCTTGCAGCACATGCATGTCTAATTTCTGCTATGGTTGAATTATTTCATGGACTGCAATCTCCCAATGAGTACATATAGAAAATTTCTCAATTTTTcctttcatatatatatataattatctaCTTTGGAGAAAGTTAGAGTTTCTTCacttctcttttcattttttgttttcacttgttttaaaaatattgtactAAAAATACAGAAATCAAAATTATTGTACATGAAACAGTCAAGCTGTTTtctgtaataaaataaatactgaaaacaaattgaaaataagatGGTAGTTGTATAATTAAGGACGAAAAGagagaatgaaaacaaaaaaaaacatttcccTCAAATATGTGGTCCTTTTGTTCTTTCCTGTTTTACAATAATCAATCTTTTCTGTGTGACCACTAATTTGCTGCTTATtaatcatcttttttttttttttttttgtatttccaCCATTTTGAAGCCTGACCGTCTCATAGTGTATATAGTGTATTTGAAAATGGTTCTACAGGCATAAATCACATCCTTAATGTAAAAACTAGAACTAATAGTGGTCATTTTGATGTGAAAAAAGTAAAAGCTAGAACTAGTAGTGTCCATTTTGATGTGAATATTCTGATTCACTTCCACACATGCTATCAGtttgttaaatatatataacttctAATGCTTCTTTTATGCAGGGAAAAAATAATAGCCCTGCAGCTCAAGAAAAATGTATCAGTCGTTTGATACTGTACCATTTTGGTGTCAATCTACCTGTTGTGATAATTTCCTATCCTTTGCTTAAGCGCATGGGCATGCAGATCAGTCTTCCATTGCCATCCTGGTACTTCAAGCATTCTTTTAGTagttataataatagtaataattgtaTGTAGACATTTTTTAGTTACATGATAAAAAGCTATTACGATATGAACATTTCtaacatttattttctttaagtaatcatgaaaatatcttatttttgGTTTTGCAGGAAAATCATTTTTATCCAAATAGTCTTCTACTTCATATTGGAGGATTTTATATTCTACTGGGGACACAGGATATTACACACAAAATGGTTGTACACCACTGTGCACAGTGTTCACCATGAGTAAGTTTTATGCATATTCTGGGGTTGATTTTCATTTGTGCCTTTGAAGGTTTTGCTCACAGCTACAAAAGGTTTTTCCTATCTTGTGAAGGTATGCTACACCTTTTGGACTTACCTCTGAATATGCTCATCCTGCTGAGATACTTTTCCTTGGATTTGCTACCATTATTGGTCCTGTTCTTACTGGTCCTCACTTGATGACTCTGTGGCTATGGATGATTTTGAGAGTCCTGGAGACAGTTGAGGTGCATTGCGGTTACCATTTTCCATGGAGTCTTTCAAATTTCATTCCATTGTATGGGGGGTGAGTGTGATGTTCCTTTCCTTGGCATCATTCACTGGATTTATTCCACTATAGTTCTTATTGTTAAACTTTGCATCCTCATTTTCAGAGCTGATTTCCATGACTATCATCACCGGTTGCTGTACACCAAGTCAAGAAACTACTCCTCAACCTTCACATACATGGACAGGTATGTGTtccacatatttttttataaaagcatTAGTCTTGTTGGTGTTATAAAAATAGAGATAAAACTATACAAGATATAAAACAAGCTTTTCTTTTAAGATGTTTCACTAGTAAGGCTGATGGTGGTATGCAATTTTTTCTGTTGTTTCTTGTGTATAGGATTTTCGGAACTGACACAGGGTACACAAACTTGAAGGCATCCAAGAAAGCAGAAGCTGAGATCAGTAGTGAGCAAAAGAAACAACATTGAGGTACAAAGGTTTTTGGGAGTACATAAAGATCAGTGTTGATATTCAACTCAAGGACATAAGATCATTGTCATACTGCACTTGCTTTAAGGacatatatgttttgtttttcaGACAAAAATAAGGAAGTTATTGTCTTCAATGGTTCATTTCTTATGTGTTAGACTTAAACTTTCAATTAATTTGCAATTTGGTATTTGGTGGTTATGCATCAAAGTTCAAAGCAAGCACCATAAGACTCTGTAGTTGATCTTAAATATTTGGTATGTTGGGTAGCCAACTATGAACATCCTAATCAGAATTAACAAGTATTTGTCATGAGAATGACAAATTGCTGTTGAGTTGTGTTTATTTGTAAGCAGCACATTGAATGAACATAGCACTGAGACACTCAGCATATGGATGCTGAGATATTTGGTAAGGAAACATCTTGATTGAGTGTGATGATTAGGGAAGCGTGTTTAGATAAACATTTGATGAtcttaaatgataaaaaataccATGTCATTTTTTAGTGAATGattacatgtatttttttatatgtggaGAAATCGATTTcaagtttaaatattttaggaATCTGGTaagtttcataaaaaatttataatgacTTTTagtattaatttgtttttaaaataaaaacatttaaaaataaattacttcaTTCTAATATCAATGTTAAAATATACCTTTATTTTACTAAAATTCGATTTGTTTCTTTATtgtttaaaagatttttttataattttaaacacatttatactcttatcttttaaaaaaaatgatgttgTCTTTATGAAagagtaaatatatatattgatcTTGAACAGTTTTTAGTCTGTTGAATATATGAAACTCCTTTCATTAAATTACTTCATTTAATCCAACTGatacttaaaaataaactttaagtcATAAACATGATgatttgtcttttaattttgaattagagaaaATAACAGAAAAGCTAAGTTTTTTAATATGGAAATATTTAGTTaaacactttatttttttttcatattaaatttattttttatagctcctaaaaaattatttaaggtAGGAAATTAGACATtgtaaatgttttaaattaatttttatagatGTAAAAATAACCATTCAAATAATTTTgttgataaataaattaaatttaatgcaaatgcaaagctaattaatatttattcaaaAGCTTTATTTCATATGTATCAGTTGGGTAACTATTTTTACATTCTGAATCACTTTTTCTTTGTCTTCTCTATTAATTTATGTCACATTAATTACTTATGAGTTCTCTATTAATTTATGTCACATTACTTATTTTTCATGCTATTTACTTCCTATAAATTTTCTATtgctataaataaataaaatagacaTTTTGAGCTAACATATTATAAGTGTGGGGTGTCCGTCATTAAGttttaataataactaattagaaTTTGGTTCACCaagtataatatatttaaatattaatataaaatttatttttaaaaaatcattaaataaaataattttaggaaaattaataattaattattaaactaaattatatattattctaaagactaacaattggtatcttaaataatttttattattcataaaatttataaatttatatttaattagctactaagattttaaataaaatattatttaaaaaataatttataaattttattaataatataaactattttagataccaatattttagtttttaaaataatatctaatttatttgatataataactaattattttttgtgtctaaaattgatttttagttaatgatttttttttataaaaaactttcatgttaggcacCACTATGCtatttgacatctcagctagggtgacacctcaagtaacaacaatcatttgccatcacatgaaaaaagtattattaataaaacaaaaagaaagaaaatacaaaaatatggggggactagaccaaaactcatatgttaacaaaaacgatacataaagtagactatacctattaataaagaattctaagaacaaactagatagaaacctattataccaatgaaaggattctctatgaataaatcctaaattagccaacttatttgcacacacattcccttcacgaaaaatatgagtaaccctaaacctgattttttcacagtaattaagacaagtattccatcaattacgaagcatccaaggaacatttgttTTAGTAGTAAACGCatcacaaaccaaggcagagtCACATTCCAGCCAAACATCAGTAAGTCCcaacttttgagcttcctccaaagcatatataactccataaaattcagcaaccaaagcagtctgaacgtcaagaaacgcagagaaagcTCCAATAAACTCCCCCATACTCACACGGAAAATACCTCCATAAGCGACAAGACCTGGATAACCCCTAGCAGCCCcttcaatgttaattttaacccagcttggtgaaggaaactcccatctaacaagaagaggacgaagaactttatcagtatgagtattaataccaaaaaacttaatcacactgaaatctagcatatcattcttcattgaagtttTAGACGactttcccactagacaagttaaatgtTTAATAACAGgaatagccctagaaacctcaatcttatcctgaaaacgagcataattcctcatacaccataacatccaaatagaaaaagttatcacaacaagtttaatcaatttaaccaaaggactaccatcactcttaataaaagaaagaagatcatctttattagagaaatgagaagtaggaaaaatctgccgaacccaactccaaatatacaaaacatcagggcattcaaaaaataaatgatgaatagattcctcatgcttttcacaaagcgtacacataaaACAAATATGGAGacctttattttaaatatgttgatctgtaggaagccaCCCATGAAAATCTTTCCAAAggacaagagttttggaaggtggAATATctgaagaccaaataaatttaccccaacTACAAGGAACTCCTAGTTCCAAGAAAAatgtcctagccgatttaagagtgaaccgactagactcatctagaatccaattaggaacaACCTAATCTttcctaaccatgatatgactaaaaagatgaggcatctgttgtaaagacaacggaatattccaatcacgaCATGTCCAAAACTGAAAaactgtatccggaatgctaataccatcagataaccctgcaatatgtGCTAAAGGAATAGTAGAACATCATTTATCATtctagaaattaataaaagaacttgtaccaacaatccaagaagtataatcaagtatagtagaataaaactacttaattccaggccaaagagatgaggatctataaaccattttaaactcgtattttgatttaaaaacccTGGCTTTCAAAACCAAAGACCAAGAcctgttgctataagcaaagttccaagcaagcttaagaagatatgcattattttcatggtgaaggttaaaatcctcaaacctccattctcaagggGAGAACAAATTGTAGTCCAATTAACAATAGTTATGCCTTTATTTAGAATATCTCCAGTCCATATAAAATttcgacaccactgctcaacttgcataagaagagaaacaaggtcatttatacaaattaaagtTATATGCTAGAATTCCCGTAATCACCGTATTGATCAACTGAATCCGACCCAttatgctaagagatttacctttccaagatgctaactttaatttgactttatcagccaattattatgtattttaaatgactcataaaaaaaaatataaatattattatataaattatttgatatatttttagttattgtTTATATGAACAATTGACAAAAATAGTTAGTTATCTTATTTACTTGATAAATTTATGTTATATGTgataaattaataatgattaGTGATTGGAGACGTgtgaatattatattaaaaaaataataaattttgtcaCGAGAAGTTAATTTTTGTgacaaattttgttttataaatatatgtaaCGAATTTTGTGATGAGAATATTATATCTTTATATACGAAGCTATCATAAAATTGTGTTAGTGACGAAAATCGTTTAATTGAGAGTTGTAGTACACTTAAGCGTTTGAGTGAATCTTACTGATCTAACAATGAACATTTGAAGCAGATAATATTTTACAGTTGGACGAACCatctttcttaaaaaaaaaaagcagttGGAGAAAAAGATGAAAATCACACCCATTGTCAAAAAGGAATAATACCaaacaagaaaaaagagagtaagaaataaagaaaacaacatATAACATTATTCAATATAGTagtaaaataaagataataCGAAGATgacttgaaaaaaaaagtaagaaaatttTATTAGAACAAAAGATTGGTGAGAAAGTTTCACCCAAGGAGAAGAGTGGTGAAATAAAAAATGGGTGGAAAACCATTTATAGACATTGGAGGGATCACGAGCTAGTTGCTAAAAATTTTAAACCCCAACAATTATGTGAGGTTGATTAAGTGGGATAATAGTAGAACTAAGCGAGGGTAGTTGgtaaattttaattacattaaagtgcgtaatggtaaaaaaaaaaattaatgtattaaaAACTCTAATGTATGTTAGGTAGCTTAAGCGATCTTTGTAACACATTTAAGCAAGTAGTTGTGTGAATGTTCGCATTAATCACCACCTAACTTAAGTATTATTATACTCACACTTATGTGAGAAAGTGTACGAGGAGCTCACACAAATAATTATCCTACTTAAACGTGAGAGATACACCACTTAAGTGATGTATACACATGAATTACATTATCGCTTAAGCAGAATACTTTTTTGCTTAAACAACATGGTGAAGGCAATATTACAAGAGTTGGATTCATTTTGGAAATGAACATTTCTATAGATTTTGTTGTGGGTTcttttagagtttttttttttgagctAATAGAGATAATTTGGATTAAGATTGAGGTAACGTCTAAAACCAATAATACTCTATGTATGCATTAATATTGGCTTTCATTTGTTTCATTAGGTTTTGGATATTTAGTTGTTTGAGGTGATATTGTTTCCTTTATAATGGTACTTGCCCAAGCTTTACTTAAGCATTCTATAGGCCACACGTAAGCAATATGTACTGATGTGAAGTTTGCAAACTTAAGCCTATGTTGCTTAACATCTACTTAAGCGACACTGATGTTCGTTTATAgcttgtttttttaaaatgttaagtTAATTTTGCTTAAAATGATACTAATtagtttcaaatttaaattgtaTTAAATAGTTTCCTTGTAAggattattat
The sequence above is a segment of the Phaseolus vulgaris cultivar G19833 chromosome 2, P. vulgaris v2.0, whole genome shotgun sequence genome. Coding sequences within it:
- the LOC137810662 gene encoding methylsterol monooxygenase 2-2-like, whose protein sequence is MASLVQSSWQFLITHFSEFQLACLGTFFLHESVFFLSGLPYMMLERSRWLSKYKIQGKNNSPAAQEKCISRLILYHFGVNLPVVIISYPLLKRMGMQISLPLPSWKIIFIQIVFYFILEDFIFYWGHRILHTKWLYTTVHSVHHEYATPFGLTSEYAHPAEILFLGFATIIGPVLTGPHLMTLWLWMILRVLETVEVHCGYHFPWSLSNFIPLYGGADFHDYHHRLLYTKSRNYSSTFTYMDRIFGTDTGYTNLKASKKAEAEISSEQKKQH